Proteins encoded in a region of the Mucilaginibacter sabulilitoris genome:
- a CDS encoding DUF4255 domain-containing protein, with product MIDQVLTFLNAQLDNYLRLKLDPSDSNSFIQLANIAWNDTETKSTNGNASPSNAFLTLVNIEEDKVSKSPENYVRQDSNLIYKNPKVYLNLYILFAVNLSSYSESLKRLSFIIQFFQYQNVFTPLANPGLPAGVEKLILDLNTLSFQDLNNLWGILGSKYLPSVMYKIRLITISEEFIQGDAPLLHEIIVNDKTLQTS from the coding sequence ATGATAGATCAGGTTTTAACCTTTTTGAATGCGCAGCTGGATAACTATTTGCGGCTTAAACTGGATCCTTCCGATAGCAATTCCTTTATTCAACTGGCTAACATCGCCTGGAACGATACTGAAACCAAAAGCACCAATGGTAATGCCAGCCCATCTAACGCGTTTTTAACTCTTGTGAACATTGAAGAGGATAAGGTAAGTAAGTCGCCCGAAAATTACGTCAGGCAGGACAGCAACCTTATTTATAAAAATCCTAAAGTATATCTTAATCTGTATATACTGTTTGCCGTTAACCTGTCATCTTATTCAGAGTCATTAAAACGGCTTTCCTTTATTATTCAGTTTTTTCAATACCAAAATGTATTTACACCGCTTGCCAACCCTGGTTTACCTGCGGGTGTCGAAAAACTTATCCTTGACCTGAACACACTATCATTCCAGGATCTGAATAATCTGTGGGGGATACTGGGTTCCAAATATTTGCCATCTGTAATGTATAAAATAAGGCTGATCACCATCAGTGAAGAGTTTATACAGGGCGATGCACCATTGCTACACGAAATTATTGTTAACGATAAAACTTTACAAACGTCATGA
- the vgrG gene encoding type VI secretion system tip protein VgrG produces MSLSQILPGTQNTDLVTFTIKVNGNVLGAAYQVVSVNFNKEINRIPMAKLVIYDGDAAKQDFPISNEATLVPGAEIEIAVGYHSDNATLFNGIILKHSLKIRGNGSPLLILDCRDKAIKMAVARKNKYFYDMNDSDAAGEIIGTYGLDSDIEDTGKALESIVQYDCTDWDFIISRMEANGKICVTDNGKISAKKPDFSSATVLDALFGATMLEFDADLDARNQYQSLTAKTWDYTNQEVASASAAEPGFEENGNISSTDLGDVLGVSEYDVYSGEDLTADELQSLADGRLQKARMSRCRGRVRFRGYGGQLNPGDLINIGGVGDRFNGKVFVSGVRHEIVNGNWTTDVQFGLSNELFVRQPEVSSASAVDMLPAIQGLQIGVVTDLENDPDTQDRIRVRLPIIDAGEDGIWTRVACLDAGDNRGTFFRPEIGDEVVVGFLNNDPRHPVVLGMLNSSNKPAPLKAANKNDEKGYTSRSGMKMIFNDDEKSLKIETPAGKKVTISEKEGYIQMEDENSNKVTMDSSAISLESGANIKLKATGDLTIEAVNISLSPSSSFSVSAGGASIKADSGSASLSAPSVKVEGSGTATIKGGVVMIN; encoded by the coding sequence ATGTCATTAAGTCAAATCTTACCCGGAACACAAAATACAGATCTGGTTACCTTCACTATCAAGGTAAACGGAAACGTACTGGGTGCAGCTTATCAGGTGGTATCGGTAAACTTCAATAAAGAAATAAACCGCATCCCGATGGCCAAGTTGGTAATATATGACGGTGACGCAGCAAAGCAGGATTTCCCGATAAGTAATGAAGCCACATTAGTGCCCGGTGCCGAAATTGAAATAGCGGTTGGCTATCATTCTGATAACGCTACTTTGTTTAATGGGATCATCTTAAAGCATAGTTTAAAAATCAGGGGAAATGGTTCGCCGCTACTGATATTGGATTGCCGGGATAAGGCCATTAAAATGGCTGTGGCCCGCAAAAACAAATATTTCTATGATATGAACGACAGTGATGCTGCCGGTGAAATTATAGGCACTTATGGCCTGGATAGCGATATTGAAGATACCGGCAAAGCGCTGGAATCCATTGTGCAATATGACTGTACTGATTGGGATTTTATTATATCCCGAATGGAGGCAAACGGGAAAATTTGTGTAACAGATAACGGAAAGATAAGCGCTAAAAAACCTGATTTCAGTTCAGCAACTGTGCTTGACGCGCTATTTGGTGCAACCATGCTGGAGTTTGACGCAGACCTTGATGCACGCAATCAATACCAAAGCCTTACTGCCAAAACCTGGGATTATACCAATCAGGAAGTTGCTTCGGCAAGTGCGGCAGAACCCGGTTTTGAAGAGAACGGGAATATTTCAAGCACTGATCTGGGCGATGTATTAGGAGTATCGGAATATGATGTGTATTCGGGCGAAGACCTCACCGCTGATGAGCTGCAAAGCTTGGCAGACGGTCGCTTGCAAAAAGCACGCATGTCGCGTTGCCGTGGCCGGGTTCGTTTTCGCGGATACGGTGGACAGTTAAACCCCGGCGACCTGATCAATATTGGAGGCGTAGGCGATCGGTTTAACGGAAAAGTATTTGTATCGGGCGTACGCCATGAAATAGTGAACGGAAACTGGACAACCGATGTGCAGTTCGGGTTATCAAATGAATTATTTGTACGCCAGCCTGAAGTAAGTTCGGCATCCGCTGTTGACATGCTACCGGCTATACAAGGGCTACAGATAGGCGTGGTAACCGACCTGGAAAATGACCCGGATACCCAGGATAGGATTCGTGTAAGACTACCCATAATTGATGCGGGTGAGGATGGTATATGGACACGTGTTGCCTGTTTGGATGCCGGTGATAACCGCGGTACGTTTTTTCGCCCGGAAATTGGTGATGAAGTAGTTGTTGGTTTTTTAAATAACGATCCCCGGCACCCGGTTGTATTGGGCATGCTGAACAGCAGCAATAAACCAGCACCACTAAAAGCAGCCAATAAAAACGACGAAAAAGGCTATACCTCGCGCAGCGGTATGAAGATGATCTTTAACGATGATGAGAAATCATTAAAAATTGAAACGCCCGCAGGTAAAAAAGTAACTATCAGCGAAAAAGAGGGATATATCCAGATGGAGGATGAGAACAGTAACAAAGTTACGATGGATTCATCGGCCATAAGTTTGGAGAGCGGGGCAAATATCAAATTAAAAGCCACCGGCGACCTGACCATTGAAGCGGTAAATATTTCACTTAGTCCTTCATCCAGTTTTTCGGTAAGTGCCGGTGGCGCTTCCATCAAAGCAGACAGCGGCAGTGCCTCATTATCGGCGCCATCTGTAAAAGTGGAGGGTTCAGGTACCGCAACTATAAAGGGCGGCGTAGTGATGATCAATTAA
- a CDS encoding DUF5908 family protein, whose protein sequence is MPVEIRELQITTTVHEGGSTTAASSAPAAGSEDIIAKCVEQVLEILKEKTER, encoded by the coding sequence ATGCCAGTAGAGATTCGTGAATTACAAATTACAACCACAGTGCATGAAGGCGGTAGCACGACGGCTGCATCATCAGCTCCGGCTGCAGGCAGTGAAGATATTATTGCCAAATGTGTTGAACAGGTACTGGAAATTTTAAAAGAAAAAACTGAACGCTGA
- a CDS encoding GPW/gp25 family protein: MSDSFLGTGWSFPPAFDTTANSVVMTSDEVDIQLSLQILLATRKGERVMVPDYGCNLDEMLFEPMTTTFKTYIREMIKTAILYYEPRIDLSSIQVDDSRETEGVILIILNYTVRTTNSRFNFVYPYYKNEGTEIH, from the coding sequence ATGTCAGATTCATTTTTAGGCACAGGGTGGAGTTTTCCGCCGGCTTTTGATACCACTGCAAACTCAGTGGTCATGACCAGCGATGAAGTTGATATACAACTCAGTTTACAAATATTGTTGGCTACCCGAAAAGGTGAACGGGTTATGGTACCTGATTATGGCTGTAATCTGGACGAGATGCTTTTTGAGCCCATGACTACCACCTTTAAAACCTATATCCGCGAAATGATCAAAACGGCAATATTATATTATGAGCCCCGTATTGATCTGAGTTCGATACAGGTTGATGACAGCCGCGAAACAGAAGGGGTGATCCTGATCATCCTCAACTACACTGTCCGCACAACAAATTCAAGGTTCAATTTTGTATATCCTTACTATAAAAACGAAGGAACAGAAATACACTGA
- a CDS encoding phage tail protein produces the protein MANYPLSKFHFSVDWGGTRIGFTDVSGLDITNDVIEYRDGASPEYHKIKMPGQRKFSNITLKRGIFKSDNEFYNWFNTINMNTVERRDITISLLDETLSPVVVWKVKNAWPTKVTSTDLKADGNDVALETLELAHEGLTMQNE, from the coding sequence ATGGCTAATTACCCACTTTCGAAATTCCATTTTAGTGTTGACTGGGGCGGCACACGCATCGGTTTCACTGACGTAAGCGGACTTGATATAACAAACGATGTAATTGAATACCGCGATGGCGCAAGTCCTGAGTATCATAAGATAAAGATGCCCGGTCAGCGTAAGTTTAGCAACATCACCTTAAAACGCGGCATTTTTAAATCAGACAACGAGTTTTATAATTGGTTCAATACCATTAATATGAACACAGTTGAGCGCCGCGATATTACCATAAGCCTGCTTGATGAAACATTGTCGCCGGTTGTGGTGTGGAAAGTAAAAAATGCATGGCCTACCAAAGTTACCTCTACCGATTTGAAGGCGGATGGTAATGATGTAGCTCTTGAAACGCTTGAACTGGCTCACGAAGGTTTAACCATGCAAAACGAATAG
- a CDS encoding phage tail sheath C-terminal domain-containing protein, producing MSQINESTIKTPGVYVNEIPSFPPSIAQVATAVPVFIGYTQDATKNGKSVVNQAVRISSLVQYAQYFGADFPDLTANVALKSDNSVDTVTISPRYQLYNAVRMFYNNGGVNCYIISVGKYNTNGSVLITDFIEAGKNKCFEILRKEDEPTLIVIPDAILFGASDFNNLATTSLKLCAELQDRFTILDVLNGDKERTFDNADVITVFRNGIGSANLNYGAAYYPWLRSSLSYGFSYQNIKLQKPAGTNVATNSIITNNVFVTQIDRAVADLKNRINAFVKTPNFAAPFNVAPYNTVPLTDAYGLIPVTNNKAELQLRLSYIKDILIGFSALNATLTDADPSHIFGGRTTKDIHTDYTRPGASAADISPMDQLIRELILLDESFPGGAVGSATAGNFATYPNAVIAANAAVYGTPAPADDAAAVKFIRARVNNLYSSAVNSINAFINEVNLRLKSLEIQLNDSSAVYSNITVAIKNQGIVVPPSGAIAGIYASVDGTRGVWKAPANVSVNTVVEPLVNIDDNIQEDLNIDTDAGKSVNAVRAFTGKGILVWGARTLDGNSNDFRYISVRRFYIMVEESVKKAAMQFVFEPNDGNTWVRVRAMIENYLTNLWRLGALAGPKPEQAFYVKVGLGQTMTFDDILNGKMIIEIGMAPVRPAEFIILRFSQIQQQA from the coding sequence ATGTCACAAATAAACGAAAGCACAATTAAAACTCCAGGGGTTTATGTGAATGAAATTCCATCCTTTCCACCATCCATTGCGCAGGTGGCAACAGCAGTACCGGTATTTATCGGTTACACGCAAGATGCAACAAAAAATGGCAAAAGTGTGGTAAATCAGGCGGTACGCATTTCGTCGCTGGTACAGTATGCGCAGTATTTTGGTGCCGATTTTCCCGACCTTACCGCCAATGTTGCGCTTAAAAGCGACAATAGTGTTGATACAGTAACCATATCGCCAAGGTATCAGTTATACAATGCTGTAAGGATGTTTTATAATAACGGCGGCGTTAATTGTTACATTATTTCTGTAGGGAAATATAACACTAACGGCTCGGTACTCATTACTGATTTTATTGAGGCCGGAAAAAACAAGTGTTTTGAAATTTTGCGTAAAGAGGATGAACCTACGCTGATTGTTATTCCTGATGCAATTTTATTTGGCGCCAGTGATTTTAATAACCTGGCAACTACTTCTCTTAAACTATGCGCCGAACTGCAGGACAGGTTTACCATATTGGATGTACTTAACGGGGACAAGGAAAGAACATTTGATAACGCAGACGTCATTACCGTATTCAGGAATGGTATAGGTTCGGCAAATTTAAATTACGGCGCAGCTTATTATCCATGGCTACGTTCAAGTTTGTCATACGGTTTCTCTTACCAAAATATCAAACTGCAGAAACCTGCGGGCACCAATGTAGCTACAAACAGCATTATAACCAACAACGTATTTGTTACGCAAATTGACAGGGCTGTCGCGGATTTAAAAAACAGGATCAACGCGTTTGTAAAAACACCAAATTTTGCGGCCCCATTCAATGTAGCTCCATACAATACCGTTCCTTTAACCGATGCATATGGCTTAATACCCGTAACAAATAATAAAGCCGAACTGCAACTCAGGCTATCATACATTAAAGATATACTGATAGGCTTCTCCGCTTTAAACGCTACACTAACCGATGCTGACCCGAGCCATATTTTTGGCGGCCGCACCACAAAGGACATTCATACTGATTATACCAGGCCAGGGGCCAGTGCAGCGGACATTTCGCCAATGGATCAGCTGATACGTGAGTTGATACTATTAGATGAAAGTTTTCCGGGTGGGGCAGTAGGTTCGGCCACAGCAGGCAATTTTGCAACCTACCCAAATGCGGTAATTGCTGCCAATGCCGCTGTGTATGGCACACCGGCACCTGCCGATGACGCTGCTGCTGTTAAATTCATCAGGGCCCGTGTTAACAACTTGTATTCATCAGCGGTTAATTCCATAAATGCCTTTATAAATGAAGTTAACCTGCGGCTAAAAAGTCTGGAGATACAGCTTAATGATTCAAGCGCAGTATATAGCAACATTACCGTGGCCATTAAAAACCAGGGGATTGTAGTTCCACCAAGCGGAGCCATTGCAGGTATATATGCGTCTGTTGATGGTACTCGTGGTGTTTGGAAAGCGCCTGCCAACGTAAGTGTCAACACTGTGGTTGAACCTTTGGTAAACATTGATGATAATATTCAGGAAGACCTGAACATTGATACCGATGCGGGTAAATCGGTAAATGCGGTTCGTGCCTTTACAGGTAAAGGTATTTTGGTTTGGGGAGCCCGTACGCTTGATGGTAACAGTAACGATTTCAGGTATATATCTGTACGTCGCTTTTACATCATGGTTGAAGAGTCTGTTAAAAAGGCAGCGATGCAGTTTGTGTTTGAACCTAACGATGGCAACACCTGGGTACGCGTGCGCGCTATGATAGAGAATTATCTGACTAACCTTTGGCGTTTGGGCGCCCTTGCCGGCCCAAAACCCGAACAGGCATTTTATGTAAAAGTGGGCCTGGGGCAAACCATGACGTTTGATGATATACTTAACGGTAAAATGATCATTGAAATAGGTATGGCACCTGTACGCCCTGCAGAATTTATCATCCTGCGCTTTTCACAGATACAGCAACAAGCTTAA
- a CDS encoding bifunctional helix-turn-helix transcriptional regulator/GNAT family N-acetyltransferase codes for MDFFNQVGKLAIGSRLRMLTEKITEDAAQIYKLYDIEMNPKWFPVFYVLSQDEAKTITDIAREIGHSHPSVSKIIREMVKHGLVTEKKDKADGRRNMVSLSAKGKIITEKIKDQYADVNQAIEQLSAQTSNDLWNAIAEWEYLLEQKSLLQRVSEQRKERESQQVQIINYTPAYKDAFKQLNEQWITTWFKMEEADHRSLDNPQGYILDRGGHILVALYNNEPVGVCALIKMDDPDYDYELAKMAVSPAVRGKNIGWLLGNAIVEKARSLGATKIYLESNTILKPAINLYNKLGFRKVAGRNTPYERCNIQMELFIK; via the coding sequence ATGGATTTTTTTAATCAGGTTGGAAAGCTGGCTATAGGGAGCAGATTAAGGATGCTCACCGAAAAAATAACAGAAGATGCAGCACAGATATATAAGTTATATGATATTGAAATGAACCCTAAGTGGTTCCCGGTTTTTTACGTGTTGTCGCAGGACGAAGCCAAAACCATAACGGATATTGCCAGGGAGATCGGTCATTCCCATCCCTCTGTTAGCAAGATTATCCGCGAGATGGTTAAGCATGGTCTTGTAACTGAGAAGAAAGATAAAGCAGACGGGCGTAGGAATATGGTAAGCTTATCGGCAAAAGGCAAAATTATAACCGAAAAAATAAAAGATCAGTATGCTGATGTTAACCAGGCGATAGAACAGTTATCGGCCCAGACCAGCAATGATTTATGGAATGCCATTGCAGAATGGGAATATTTATTGGAACAAAAAAGTTTATTGCAGCGCGTGAGCGAACAGCGAAAAGAAAGAGAAAGCCAGCAAGTGCAGATTATTAACTATACACCAGCATATAAGGACGCCTTTAAACAGCTGAATGAACAATGGATAACCACCTGGTTTAAAATGGAAGAAGCTGACCACCGCTCGTTAGATAACCCGCAGGGATATATATTGGATAGAGGCGGACATATTTTAGTTGCTTTATACAACAATGAACCAGTTGGGGTTTGCGCTTTAATTAAAATGGATGATCCTGATTACGATTATGAGCTGGCCAAAATGGCTGTATCCCCTGCTGTCAGGGGAAAAAACATAGGCTGGTTATTGGGAAACGCCATTGTTGAAAAAGCAAGATCGCTCGGTGCTACCAAAATTTACCTGGAGAGCAATACGATTTTAAAACCGGCAATTAATTTGTATAATAAATTAGGTTTCCGCAAAGTGGCAGGGCGTAACACTCCTTATGAACGCTGCAACATTCAAATGGAACTATTTATCAAATAA
- a CDS encoding phage tail protein translates to MFDYPFTGFHFLVVFEIFPQVPNDFRFQDVTGLTVDVDLDTYKEGGENRFVHRLPGRNRYSDLVLKRGMTLVSGVTAWCLDSIENFNYQPTNMLISLLNEDHLPVSSWYIANAIPIKYSISGFNAEQNQIVIESMTLRYEYYKTLNLSAAVAGAIGAVADLLGGGSASASISVG, encoded by the coding sequence ATGTTTGATTATCCTTTTACCGGGTTCCACTTTTTGGTGGTGTTTGAGATATTTCCGCAGGTGCCCAATGATTTCCGTTTTCAGGATGTTACCGGCTTAACTGTTGATGTTGATCTTGATACCTACAAAGAGGGTGGCGAGAATCGTTTTGTTCACCGCTTGCCTGGCCGCAACAGATACTCCGACCTGGTTTTAAAACGCGGGATGACATTGGTATCAGGAGTAACAGCATGGTGCCTCGATTCTATCGAGAATTTCAATTATCAGCCTACCAATATGTTGATATCGCTTTTAAACGAAGATCATTTACCTGTATCATCCTGGTATATAGCTAATGCTATTCCCATTAAATACTCCATTTCGGGATTTAATGCAGAACAAAACCAGATAGTTATTGAGTCGATGACCCTGCGGTATGAATATTACAAAACGCTGAACCTGTCGGCTGCTGTAGCAGGAGCAATAGGGGCCGTTGCCGATTTGCTCGGCGGGGGCAGCGCAAGCGCGAGTATTTCGGTAGGATGA
- a CDS encoding CIS tube protein, which yields MSLGELKKMKLVAYTDISFSTKADGLEYDVLINPESYALTYGTEVNQRSAQGSSETITSFNKRSPQSLTFKFLFDGTGVIKRGGGGLLSGLAVPGLPADKPNVVEDFEKFKSVVYNFDGTTHQPRYVQLQWGPLLYNCQMTRMTLTFKLFNPDGSPLRAEADCTFNGVIDEVKLATIENRQSPDLTHVRTVKLGDTLPLLCYREYGNSKYYYQVAQYNGLTDFKKLTPGMKLVFPPIAK from the coding sequence ATGAGCCTGGGTGAATTAAAAAAGATGAAGCTCGTTGCCTATACGGATATAAGCTTCAGTACCAAAGCCGACGGACTGGAATACGATGTGCTCATCAATCCGGAATCATACGCGCTTACTTACGGAACCGAAGTGAATCAAAGAAGCGCGCAGGGTTCGAGCGAAACTATTACTTCGTTTAATAAAAGATCGCCGCAATCGCTCACGTTCAAGTTTTTGTTTGATGGTACCGGAGTGATAAAAAGGGGAGGCGGCGGACTGCTGTCAGGTTTGGCGGTACCGGGTTTGCCAGCAGATAAACCCAATGTGGTTGAGGATTTTGAAAAGTTTAAAAGCGTGGTGTATAATTTTGACGGTACAACACACCAGCCGCGTTATGTACAGCTGCAATGGGGGCCGCTGCTCTACAACTGCCAGATGACCCGCATGACGCTGACCTTTAAGCTTTTCAACCCCGATGGTTCGCCCCTGCGTGCCGAAGCTGATTGCACTTTTAACGGTGTAATTGATGAAGTAAAGCTGGCTACTATCGAAAATCGCCAATCGCCCGATTTAACGCACGTCCGAACGGTAAAGCTGGGCGATACGCTTCCCTTGCTGTGTTACCGTGAATATGGTAACAGCAAATATTATTACCAGGTTGCGCAATATAACGGCCTGACAGATTTTAAAAAATTAACACCGGGAATGAAACTCGTATTTCCTCCCATTGCAAAATAA
- a CDS encoding PAAR domain-containing protein, producing the protein MPFAARVSDMHVCPMVTGTVPHVGGPVLPPGSPTVLIGGLPAACAGDMCTCAGPPDVIANGSSTVMIGGKPAARMGDPTAHGGSIIIGCPTVIIGG; encoded by the coding sequence ATGCCATTTGCAGCACGCGTTTCGGATATGCACGTTTGCCCTATGGTTACCGGTACCGTCCCCCATGTAGGCGGCCCCGTGTTACCACCTGGGAGCCCTACTGTATTAATAGGGGGGCTGCCGGCAGCCTGCGCAGGCGATATGTGTACCTGCGCAGGTCCGCCGGATGTTATCGCAAACGGCTCGTCGACTGTAATGATAGGCGGTAAACCCGCGGCGCGAATGGGTGACCCCACAGCGCACGGCGGATCAATAATAATAGGATGTCCAACGGTAATAATAGGAGGTTAA
- a CDS encoding beta-N-acetylhexosaminidase, with amino-acid sequence MKLKLFTVLFLLSGYVQAQNLTIIPQPKSIINGTGQFNFNNHATVSVSDTSLLGLAGYLQKEISQTKGLTLTVSNNEAAGAINLVLANTPQTTGSYTLNVTTDRITITSQSKEGIFYGLTSLLQLVKDQQRDNDGDLCITTCNINDAPRYPWRGLMLDESRHFFGKEKVKQLLNWMAYYKLNRFHWHLTDAQGWRIEIKKYPKLTSIGGASNYSNTSAEPQYYTQDDIKEIVAYAAARFITVIPEIDMPGHATAANKAYPEFSGGSVAGYPNFTFNPANEHTYQYLADIIKETNALFPAHMIHLGGDEVAYGIKAWSLDTAIAHMMQKMEFEGVTDLEHYFFKRMADTVTNMGSKVLAWDEATGANLPADKTIIFWWRQNLPGQLHLALQKNYQVVLCPRLPLYFDFEQDSQHVSGRKWNGVVNRITDVYNFPDRQISPDELNSKQIIGVQANIWTERIASEKRLDFMLFPRIAGLAEAGWTAPEQKDEFAFNERLKSDLKNYDSAGIYYYDPFDPSYHPEAIDFAPRVIEPTTPKHSRHTLKKSHVKASKKSKKGAKKSSGASGKSHKKRK; translated from the coding sequence ATGAAACTTAAACTTTTTACAGTTCTATTTTTGCTTTCAGGTTACGTACAGGCGCAGAATTTAACCATTATTCCGCAGCCTAAATCAATTATTAACGGCACAGGGCAGTTTAATTTTAACAACCACGCTACAGTTTCCGTAAGTGATACTTCATTATTAGGGCTGGCAGGTTACCTGCAAAAAGAAATATCTCAAACAAAAGGTTTAACACTTACTGTAAGTAATAATGAGGCAGCTGGCGCTATTAATCTTGTTCTGGCTAACACGCCGCAAACAACAGGCTCTTATACTTTAAATGTCACTACTGACCGTATTACTATAACCTCGCAAAGTAAAGAAGGCATTTTTTACGGCTTAACATCACTTTTGCAATTGGTAAAAGACCAGCAAAGGGATAATGATGGTGATCTTTGTATAACCACCTGTAACATTAACGATGCTCCGCGATACCCATGGCGTGGTTTAATGCTTGACGAATCAAGACATTTTTTTGGCAAGGAGAAAGTTAAACAGTTATTGAACTGGATGGCTTACTACAAGCTCAACAGGTTTCACTGGCATTTAACTGATGCACAGGGCTGGCGCATCGAGATAAAAAAATATCCAAAACTAACCTCGATAGGGGGAGCCAGCAATTACAGTAATACATCAGCCGAACCGCAATATTACACCCAGGATGATATCAAAGAGATAGTTGCTTATGCCGCGGCTCGTTTTATAACTGTGATCCCTGAAATAGATATGCCGGGACATGCAACCGCGGCCAATAAGGCTTACCCCGAGTTTAGCGGAGGCAGTGTAGCAGGTTATCCAAACTTTACCTTTAACCCTGCTAATGAGCATACTTACCAGTATCTGGCCGATATCATCAAAGAAACCAATGCGCTGTTTCCGGCTCACATGATTCATTTGGGTGGCGATGAGGTGGCTTATGGCATAAAAGCATGGTCGCTTGATACCGCCATTGCGCACATGATGCAGAAAATGGAATTTGAGGGTGTAACCGATCTGGAACATTATTTTTTTAAAAGAATGGCCGATACAGTTACAAACATGGGCAGTAAGGTATTGGCCTGGGATGAGGCTACCGGAGCAAATTTACCGGCCGATAAAACCATCATTTTTTGGTGGCGGCAAAATTTGCCTGGTCAACTGCATCTGGCACTCCAAAAGAACTACCAGGTGGTACTTTGTCCGCGTTTGCCGCTATACTTTGATTTTGAGCAAGATAGTCAGCATGTATCTGGCCGCAAATGGAACGGTGTGGTTAACAGGATAACCGATGTTTATAATTTCCCCGACAGGCAAATATCCCCTGACGAATTAAATTCAAAACAAATTATAGGCGTACAGGCCAACATCTGGACAGAAAGAATAGCGTCAGAAAAAAGGCTCGATTTTATGCTTTTCCCCCGCATAGCAGGCCTGGCCGAAGCGGGTTGGACAGCGCCCGAGCAAAAGGACGAATTTGCATTTAACGAACGCTTAAAATCAGATTTAAAGAACTACGACAGCGCTGGCATTTATTATTATGATCCTTTTGATCCGTCATACCATCCTGAAGCTATTGATTTTGCACCGCGCGTTATAGAACCTACAACTCCAAAACATAGTCGCCATACTTTAAAGAAATCACATGTAAAAGCTTCTAAGAAAAGCAAAAAGGGTGCGAAAAAAAGTAGTGGGGCGTCAGGTAAATCGCACAAAAAAAGAAAATAA